In Aquipuribacter nitratireducens, the genomic stretch CGCTCGCCGTCGCGGCCGGCGCGCTCGCGCAGGTCGCGCTCGTCTACCGCGGGCGCGAGCAGGCGCTGGAGCGCCTGATGACGGGCGTCCCGATCGCCGTCGGCGCGGTGGTGCGCGGTGCGGTCGTCGCGACCGTGCTGACCCCGGGTGGTCGGCTCGTGCTCGGCTCGCTCGCAGCCCAGGCGGGCGGCGGGCTCCTCGTCGTCGGCGCAGTTCGTGGAGACGGGCCCGTGGCGGCGGCACGGGCCGGTGTCACGTCGGTCGCGCGCGCCGGCCCGGTCGACCTCGTCGTGCGCTCCGTGCCGGGCCTGCTGGGGGTGGCGGACGTGCCGGCCGCGGCCCGACTGGTCGTGGGTGCCGGACGGGTGGTGGGCCTGCTGCCGCCTGCGCACGACGACACGTCCGTCGCCGTCCACGACCTCGGCGTCCGGACCTGCGCGCCCGCCGGCGGCCCGTCGACCGGCAGGCCCGCGGCGGGCGTCGCGGAGCTGCTCGAGCGCTCGCAGTCGGTGGCGGCGTGGCGCGAGCCGGGTGCCGGACGTCACGACACGCTCCCGCCCGGGTCGGTGAGGCCCGGACGGGGCGAGGTGCGCGTCGACCGGGTCGTCGGCGCGGACGGCGAGGTCGCGTGGGTGGTCCACGTACCCGGCACCCAGGAGTGGGACTCCGACGGCGAGGGCTCCCCGATGGACATGGCGGCGAACCTCGCCCTGGTCGGCGGGGCGGGCAGCGCCGTCACCACGGGCACCGCGGCCGCCCTCCGGCACGCGGGGGCTCGACCGGGCCAGCCGGTGCTCCTCGTCGGGCACTCCCAGGGCGGTCTCACCGCGGCCCACCTCGCGGGCGACCCGCTCCTGCGGCGCCACGCCACCGTCACCCACGTCGTGACGGCCGGCTCACCCGTCGCGGGGCGCCCCGTCCCGACCGGGGTGCGGGTGATGGCGATCGAGCACCACGACGACCTCGTGCCGCGCCTCGACGGTCGTGTGCACCCCGACCTGCCCGACCGGGTGAGCGTGACGACCCGTGCACCGGACGGCCCGTGGCGGCACGACGCCGTCCCCGCCCACAGCTCCGGCGCCTACGTCGAGACGGCGCGGCGGGTCGACGCCTCCGACCACCCGTCCCTCGTCGACGCCCGTGCCGCACTGGCGCCGTTCCTCGACCGGGACGGCGCCTCGTGCACCTCGCGCCGCTACCGGCTGGTCCGCGGGGGCGGGGAGGGGGTCGGATGACCCCCGTCGACACCGCGCCTACAGTGCGGACGTGGTCGACGCCGTCCCCCGCCTCCGCGCCGCGCTGTCCGCCCTGCCCGCGTACCGCCCAGGCCGGGCGCCCAGCGGCGGGGGAGGACCGGCGTTCAAGCTGTCGTCGAACGAGAACCCGTATCCGCCGCTGCCGTCGGTGCTCGGCGTGCTCGCCGACGCGGACCGCCTCGTCAACCGCTATCCCGACATGTTCGCCACGGGGCTCGTCCACCGCATCGCCGCACGCCACGGCGTCGCAGCGGAGCAGGTCGTGTGCGGGACGGGCAGCGTGGGGGTGCTCGGTCAGGTGGTCCAGGCCACGTGCGAGGCGGGCGACGAGGTGGTCTTCGCCTGGCGCTCGTTCGAGGCCTACCCGATCGTCGTCGGCGTCAGCGGCGCCACCGCGGTCCGGGTCCCCCTGGCCCCGGACGGCCGGCACGACCTCGACGCCATGGTCGCGGCCGTCACCGAGCGCACCCGGCTCGTCCTCGTGTGCAGCCCGAACAACCCGACCGGCCCGGCGGTTCACCGCGAGGAGATGCTCGACCTCCTCCGGCGGGTGCCGCGTGACGTCGTCGTCGTGCTCGACGAGGCGTACGCCGAGTTCGTCCGGGACCCGGCCGCGGTCGAGGGTCCGCCGCTGCTCGAGCAGCACCCCAACCTCGTGGTCCTGCGCACGTTCTCCAAGGCCTACGGGTTGGCGGCGCTGCGCGTCGGCTACGCGCTGGCGACCCCGGTCGTCGCCGACGCGCTCCGGGCGACCGCGGTTCCCTTCGGGGTCTCCGGCCCCGCGCAGGCCGCCGCCCTCGCGTCCCTCGACGCCGAGGACGAGCTCCTCGAACGGGTGGGGGACCTCGTCACGGAGCGCGACCGTGTCCGCGCAGCGCTGCGCGGCGTCGGTTGGGAGGTGCCCGAGCCGCAGGGGAACTTCGTGTGGCTCGCGCTCGGTGACCGGACGGAGGAGTTCGTCGCGGCCTGCGAGGCCGTCGGCGTCACCGTCAGGGGCTTCCCCGGGGAGGGCGCCCGCTGCTCGATCGGGGAGCCGGAGGCCAACGACCTGCTCGTCCGGACCGCAGGCGGCTTCGCCCCGTAGCGCCGTCCCCGTCCCACGTCCCGACCGGCCGGTCCGCAGGGCCGGGAGGGGGCGGTGACGGAGAGTGCCTCCCCGGAACGGGCTAAAGATTTCGGACAGGTCCGTCGATACCGTCGTCGCAGAGGTTCCCCCACCGCGACGGCGCCGTCGTTCGCGACAGGACGGGACCTCGCAGAGCGGTCAGGACCGGCGGGAGCCGGCCGGAGGAGACGGAGGCAGGCGTGGGCCTGAGCCAAGGGGCGTCGTTCCTCGTCGCGACGATCGCCCTCGGTGCCGTGTCGACCGCGTCCGTCGCCTCCGTCGCCGTCGTCGGCTGGAGCTCGTACAGTACGCCCGCCGTCGAGCGGCCGGTGGCCGCCGACACCGCCGCGGTCGTGCCCGCTGGCCCGGACTCGTCCCGGCAGGTCGGCGTGGTTCGGCAGCCGCCGTCCGTCACGGTCCCGTTCTCGCCCGAGCGCACCGCGGTGCTCATCGCGGTCGCCAACGAGGACCTGACCTTCGGCGAGGACGGCCGCATCATGGAGCCGAGCCTCACGGCGTCGCCCGAGCCGTCCGTCCTCGGCCCGTCCGAGCTCGTGCCCCCGTCCGTCGTCGAGGCGCCGGTGCCGACCGCCCCGTCGTCGCGGCCGCCCACCATCGTCGAGGTCGTCGTCGGCGTCGTGCCGGACCTCGTCGAGGTCGTCGAGACCCCCACCGAGGGCCCGACCCCGACCGGTACGCCGACGGCGGCGCCCACGGACGGGTCGACGGCCACCCCCACGGACACTCCGACGTCGGCACCGACTGACACCCCGACCGACGCTCCGACGATCAGCCCGACGGACACCCCCACCACGCCCCCGACCGACGAGCCGTCGGGCACCCCGACCTCCACCCCGACTCCCGAGCCGTCCCCCTCGCCGTCGGGTGGGCCGCGAGACCCCGGTGGCCGTCCGTCCGACGAGCCGCGCCCCTCGCCGACGGCTCCGGGCCGTCCGGACGAGCCGTCGCCGCCGACCGACCGGCCGTCCGCCTCACCGGAGGCTCCCGGCCGCGACGACGTCGAGGCCGCGGAGAAGGCCGCGCAGAAGGCCGCGCAGAAGGCCGCCGAGAAGGCGGCCAAGGAGAAGGCGGCTGCGGAGAAGGCGGCTGCGGAGAAGGCCGCGAAGGACAAGGCCGCTGCCGAGAAGGCCGCTGCCGAGAAGGCGGCGAAGGACAAGGCCGCGAAGGACAAGGCGGCTGCGGAGAAGGCCGCGGTGGAGAAGGCGGCCAAGGAGAAGGCGGCCAAGGAGAAGGCCGCGAAGGAGAAGGCGGCCAAGGAGAAGGCCGCGAAGGAGAAGGCGGCCAAGGAGAAGGCCGCCAAGGAGAAGGCCGCCGCCGAGGAGCGAGGCCGCTCGTCCACCGCTCCCGGCCAGGCGGGCACCCAGGGCTCGGCGTCCAACGGCAAGGGCTCGCCCGGCCAGTCCTGACGCCGGCACTCACGCCCACGGCGGCTGATCCCCCCGAGGGCCATGGGTAAGGTCTGCGGTGACCGGGCCCACCGCCCGGGGGCCGGCACCCGCCACGCACCAGCGCGGCTGCCGGGTCGGCGAGGCGGGGCGATCCCCTGCCGAGGCGAGGAGGTGCACGTGCCCGACACCGTCGTCGGAACGGCAGCCGGCCCCGACCGGGCGCTGTCCGTACACCGCACGCACGAGGACCGCTCCCGCGCAGGCGCGGACGAGATGGTCCAGCTCATCAGTCCGGAGGGGGAACGGCTCGAGCCCCGCGGGGCGGCGGAGGAGTACGCCGGCCACGTCGAGGACGTCACCGACGACGACATCCGCGGCATGTACCGCGACATGGTCATCGTCCGGCGCTTCGACAGCGAGGCCACGGCGCTGCAGCGGCAGGGCGAGCTCGGCCTGTGGGCCAGCCTGCTCGGTCAGGAGGCGGCGCAGGTCGGCAGCGGACGGGCCCTGCGACCGCAGGACTACGTCTACCCGACGTACCGCGAGCACGGCGTCGCGTGGTGCAAGGGCGTCCCGCCCAAGACGCTGCTCGGGCTCTACCGCGGGGCGAGCCTCGGTGGTTGGGACCCCGCCGAGCACAACTTCGCGCTCTACACGATCGTCATCGGGTCGCAGACGCTCCACGCGACGGGCTACGCGATGGGCCTGCAGCGCGACCACGCCGTCGGCACCGGCGAGCCCGACCGAGACACCGCCGTCGTCGCCTACCTCGGTGACGGCGCCACGAGCCAGGGCGACGTCAGCGAGGCGCTCGTCTTCAGCGCCGTCTACAACGCCCCCGTCGTGTTCTTCTGCCAGAACAACCAGTGGGCGATCAGCGAGCCGAACGCCCGGCAGACCCGGGTGCCGCTGTACCGGCGCTCGTCCGGCTTCGGCATCCCCGGCGTGCGGGTCGACGGCAACGACGTGCTCGCGACCCTCGCCGTCACCCGCGCCATGACCGAGCGCGCGCGCTCGGGCGACGGCCCCGGCTTTATCGAGGCGTGGACGTACCGCATGGGCGCGCACACGACCTCCGACGACCCGACCCGCTACCGCATCGCGGCCGAGGTCGAGGAGTGGAAGCTCAAGGACCCCATCGCCCGCGTGAAGGCGTACCTCGCGCGGACGGGCGCGGCCGACGAGGCGTTCTTCGCCGACGTCGAGACCGAGGCCCAGGACATCGCCACCGAGCTCCGCACCGCCTGCCGCACCATGCCGGACCCGGAGCCCGAGTCGATGTTCGACCACGTCTACGCCGAGCCCCACGCCGTCGTCGACGCCGAGCGCGAGGAGTACCTCGCCTACCGGGCGGGCTTCGCCGACGAGACGGAAGGGGCCGGCGCATGAGCTCGACGAGTCTCGGCAAGGCCATCAACGCCGGTCTGCGGGCCGCGATGGACGACGACCCGAAGGTCGTCCTCATGGGCGAGGACATCGGCGCCCTCGGCGGGGTCTTCCGGGTGACCGACGGTCTGCAGAAGGACTTCGGCGAGGACCGCGTCATCGACACCCCGCTGGCGGAGTCCGGCATCGTCGGCACCGCGATCGGCCTCGCGATGCGCGGCTACCGGCCCGTCGTCGAGATCCAGTTCGACGGGTTCGTCTTCCCCGCGTTCGACCAGATCGTCACGCAGCTGGCGAAGATGGGGAACCGGTCGAACGGGCACACGCGGCTGCCGGTCGTCGTGCGCATCCCGTTCGGCGGGGGCATCGGCGCGGTCGAGCACCACTCCGAGTCGCCCGAGGCCTATTTCGTCCACACGGGTGGGCTCCGGGTCGCGAGCCCGGCCACGCCCGAGGACGCGTTCTGGATGATCCAGCAGGCCATCGCCTGCCCGGACCCCGTGGTGTTCCTCGAGCCGAAGCGGCGGTACTGGGACAAGGGTGAGGTCCCCGACGGGGTCTCCCTCGCCTCCGGCGAGGCGCCGCTGCCCATGCAGTCGGCGCGGGTCGCCCGCGAGGGCCGCGACGTCACGCTCCTGTGCTACGGGCCGATGGTGCGCACGTGCCTCGCAGCCGCGGAGGCCGCGGCCGAGGACGGCACCGCGGACATCGAGGTCGTCGACCTGCGGAGCCTGTCCCCGCTCGACGTGCCGACCGTGGTGGCGTCGGTCCAGCGGACGGGTCGCGCGGTCGTCGTCCACGAGGCTCCCCTCACGCTCGGCTTGGGTGCCGAGCTCGCCGCCCGCATCCAGGAGGCGTGCTTCTACCACCTCGAGGCACCGGTGCTGCGGGTCGGTGGGTTCTCCACCCCGTACCCGGCGGCCAAGATCGAGGACGAGTACCTGCCGGACCTCGACCGCGTCCTCGACGCCGTCGACCGGTCGCTCGCGCACTGACGCGCGGGCCGAGAAGGAAGGACCAGACGCCGTGAGCGTCCAGACGTCCGGCGGTGCCACCGGCACCGTCGAGCACTACAAGATGCCCGACGCGGGGGAGGGCCTCACCGAGGCCGAGGTCGTGACGTGGCGGGTCGCCGTCGGCGACACCGTCGCGGTCAACGACATCGTCGTCGAGGTGGAGACCGCGAAGTCGCTCGTCGAGCTGCCGTGCCCCTTCGCGGGCGAGGTCGTCGAGCTGATGGCGGCCGAGGGCGAGACCGTCGCCGTCGGCACCCCGATCCTCGCGGTCCGCACCGGTGCGGCGACCGGCGGTGGCGGGGCGACCTCGGCGGAGCAGCCGCCCGAGGCGCCGGCTCCGCAGGCCGAGGCCCCGACCGGTGCGCCCACCGCCGACGCCCCCGCCGCACCCCCCGGCGAGCCGGTCGGCCCGAGCGCGGAGACGGGCGCCCACCCGAGCACCCAGGCTGCGGCGGGTGCGGGGCGGCAGGCCGTCCTCGTCGGGTACGGCCCCGCGGCCGGGGCCACCCGGCGGCGGGCCCGCCGGGCGCCCGGCGCTGCTCCGGCGGCGAAGCCTGCCGCCGAGCCCGCGACCGCACCCACGGCAGCACCCGCGGCAGCGGAGCCCGCCGAGGAGCCGACCGGTACGACCGAACCGACCGCGGAGCCGAGTGGCCCGGTCCTCGCGAAGCCGCCCGTGCGGAAGCTCGCGAAGGACCTCGGCGTCGACCTCCGTGCCGTGACACCCACGGGAGAGGGAGGTGTCGTCACCCGCGAGGACGTCATGTCCGCCGCAGGGACGACGGACGCTGCCGAGCCGGGCGCCGAGCCGGCGGTCCCCGCCACCGCCGCCACGGCCGGCGGCGAGCGGCGCATCCCCGTCAAGGGCGTCCGGAAGCGGACCGCCGAGGCGATGGTCGCCTCGGCGTTCACCGCCCCGCACGTCACGGAGTGGGTGCAGGTCGACGTCACCGCGAGCACCGAGCTCCTGCAGCGGCTCAGGGCCGACCGCACGACCCGTGACCTGCGGCTCAGCCCCTTCACGCTCGTGTGCCGGGCCATGGTCCTCGCGGCGCGCCGGTACCCGGAGGTCAACGCCTCGTGGGACGACGACGCCCAGGAGATCGTCCAGCACGCCTCGGTCGGGCTCGGGTTCGCCGCCGCCACCGAGCGGGGCCTCGTCGTCCCCGTCGTCCGGGAGGCGGAGACCCTCGACCTCGCGGGCCTCGCGACCGCGGTCGCGGACCTCGTCGACACCGCGCGCGCCGGCACGATCCAGCCCGCGCAGATGAGCGGCGGCACCCTCACGGTGACGAACGTCGGCGTGTTCGGCGTCGACGGTGGCACCCCGATCCTGCCGCCGGGCACCGGCATGATCGTCGCCTGCGGGCAGGTGCGGCGGATGCCGTGGGTGGTCGGCACCGGCGACGACGAACGGGTCGTCCCGCGTGACGTCATGACGCTCGCGGCCTCCTTCGACCACCGCTACATCGACGGCGAGCTCGGCTCCCGCTACCTCGCCACGGTCGCGTCGCTCATGGGGGACCCCGCTCAGGCCCTGGTCTGGGGCTGAGAGCCGGGCCGGGCGGGATCGTCGCCGAGGCGCCCGTCGGGACCCTCGGCGGCGTCCGGGGACGCCACGGGCGCCACGGGCGTGGCCGCGGCGAGCGCGGCCCGCTCGGCCGCGAGCGCCTGCTCGCGCTCCTCGAGGGCCGACTGCGTGCGCAGCGGCTCCTCCGGCAGCAGTGACACCACGACCACACCGACGACGGTGATGGCGGCGCCGACCCAGAACAGCAGCTGCATGGCGTCGGCGAAGCCCGCCTGGAAGGGGAAGGCGAGCACCGGGTCGAGGCGGCCGAGGAACGAGGAGTCGTCGAGCACCCCCGTGCCTGCGACGGCGGGGGTGCCGCCCGCCGCCACGGCCGCCTGGGCGTCGGCCAGCTGCTGCGCGACCTCCGCGTTCGCGGGCTCGGCGAGCACGGCCGGGTCGGTGAGCGTGGCGCGGAACGCCGGGTCGGCGAGCGCCGTGGCGAAGCGCTGGGCGATGCGGTCCCCGACCGTCCCGAACAGGATGGAGAGGAACACCGCGGTGCCGAGCGTGCCGCCCATCTGACGGAAGAACGTCGCCGAGCTCGTCGCCACCCCGATGTCGGTCGCCGGGACGGCGTTCTGCACCGCGAGGACGAGCGGCTGCATCGTCCCGCCGAGCCCGAGGCCGAACAGGACCATGACGAGCGACGTCTGCCACAGCGGCGTCGTGGCCGTCACCTGCGCGAAGAGCACGAGCCCGACGACGAGCAGCGACGTGCCGACGACGGGGAAGACCTTGTAGCGGCCGGTCCGGGCGATGAGCTGCCCGGACGTGATCGACCCGGTCATGATCCCGAGGGTGAGGGGCAGCAGCGCGAGCCCGGCGACCGTCGGGCTCTGGCCCTTGACGATCTGCAGGTAGAGCGGCAGGGCCGCCAGCCCACCGAACATCGCCATGCCGATGACGAGCCCGGACACCGACCCGAGTGCGAACGTGCGGCTGCGGAACAGACGCAGCGGCAGGAGCGCGTCGTCGCCGATGCGCCGCTCGGCGAGGACGAAGCCGACGAGACCGACCACCCCGACCGCGGCGAGGGCGAGCGAGCGATTCGACGTCCAGCCCCACTCGCGGCCCTGCTCCGCCAGCAGCAGCAGCGGCACGAGACCGACCGCGAGGAGGAGCGCGCCGGGCCAGTCGATGCGGTGCGGCCGTCGGGTGTGCGGGATGTGGAGGACCCGTACGACGACGGCGAGCGCGACGGCCCCCACCGGGACGTTGACGAGGAACACCCACCGCCAACCGGTGATGCCGAGCAGGCTGTCGGCGCCGGCGAAGAAGCCGCCGACGACCGGGCCGAGCACGCTCGCCGTGCCGAAGACCGCGAGGAAGAAGCCCTGGTAGCGGGCCCGTTCCCGCGGCGGCACGATGTCGCCGACGATCGCGAGGGCGAGGGAGAACAGGCCCCCGGCGCCGAGACCCTGGACGGCGCGGAACAGCGCGAGCTCGACCATCGACGTCGCGAAGGCGCACAGCACGGAGCCGGCGACGAACACGGTGATGGCGGTGAGGAACAGGGGCTTGCGGCCGTACAGGTCGCTGAGCTTGCCGTACAGCGGTGTCGTGATCGTCGCGGTGATGAGGTACGCCGTCGTCGTCCACGCCTGGAGGGACAGCCCCTGGAGGTCGTCGGCGATGGTGCGGATCGCCGTCGCGACGATCGTCTGGTCGAGGGCCGCGAGGAACATGCCGGCGACGAGGCCGCCGAAGATCGCGTAGATCTGGCGCTGCGTGAGGGCCGGCGCGGCCTCGGTCGGGGCGGCTGCGGTCACCGGGACTCCTGGAGGACGGGGGTCGGGAGGTCGACGTGCCCGGCGGCGTCGGTGAAGCGGGCGAGCGCGTCGGCGAAGGCCGTGACCTCCGCCTCGCTCCAGCCCTCGAGCGCCTGGGCGATGAGGGAGGTCCGCAGGGCGCGGGTCTCCTCGAAGGCCCTGCGCCCGGCGGGCGAGGCGCGGACGAGGCCCGCGCGCCGGTCGTCGGGGTCGGGCACACGCTCGACGAGACCGGAGCGTTCGAGGCCGGCGACGTGCCGCGACGTCGTCGAGGGGTCGAGGCCGAGCAGGTCGGCGAGCACGGTCACCCGCTGCTCGCCCCCGGTGACGAGGTGGTAGAGCACGGCGAGCCCGGAGCCCTCGAGGCCGTGCCCGCTCGCTGCGAGCACCTGCGTGCGGACGGCGTCCATGGCCTTGCGGAGCCGCACCAGCTGCATCCCGACCGCGTCGGCGCCTGTGGTGGCAGCGGAGCGCTCGGACCGGGTCACGGGGGACGACGATACAACTGCATGCACCATGCATACAAACGGTGTGGGGAGGTGCCGGTCGGCACCGGGTCGTCGCACGCGGGTCGTACCGTGGTGGGGTGCAGCTGCCCGCGCGTGCCGGCGTCCTCGCCGGGACGGTCCTCGCCCCGCTCCTCGTCGTGCTCGGCGCGGTGGTCGCGGCACCTGCCTCGGCGCACGCCCGCTTCACCGGCGCCGACCCCGCCGAGGGCAGCAGCGTCGACGCGCTCCCCGCCGCGGTCGTCATGTCGTACAGCGAGCCCGTCTCCCCGCAGTTCGTCGACACCGCCGTCGTCGCCCCGGGCGGCGAGCCCGTGGTCGTCGAGGCGAGCGTCGACGCGCAGGCCGTCCGCGTCCCCGTCGGCGAGGTGCCCGAGCTGGCGGAGGCTGCCGCATCGGGCGTCGGCGAGTGGCAGGTCGTCGCCCGCGTCGTGAGCGTCGACGGCCACCCCGTCGAGCACACGACGACGTTCGAGCTGACGACGGCCGCAGCACCCGCGGAGCCCGAGCCCGAGCCGACCACGACAGGCCCGGACGTCGAGCCGTCGCCCGCGACCCCGGGCGAGCCGGAGCCGACGGCCCAGACGGAGGCGGTCTCGCCACCCGCAGCGACACCGGCCGGGAGCCTCCCCGCCGACCCGCTGTCCGCCGCGACCGACCGCGTCCCCACGTGGGCCGGCGTCCTGCTGGCCCTCGCCCTGGTCGCTGCCGGCGGGTCCGCCGTGGCGCTGCAGTGGCGGCGCGGCCGCGGCGGCGACCAGGACGGCACCCACCAGGGGTGACGACCGCAGGTCCCGCCGCCGAGCCGGCGCCGACGCGGACCGCCGGCAGCGCGGGACGCAGCGGCGGCGGCGCACGGATGCGTCGCGTCCCGCCGGCGCCCGCCGCGGGCCTCGCGGGCGGGACCGCGCTCGCGGTGGTCCTCGGCGCGCTGCTGTCGCCCCGGGCGACGACGCTGCTCGCCGACCCCGGCGCGCTCGTCCGGTGGGGCCTCCCCGTCGCCGAGGCGCTCGCCGACCTCGGGCTCGCCGGGGCGGTGGGCTCGCTCGTGCTCGCGGTCACGGTGCTGCCGGTCGGCAGCCGGGCCGCCGCCGTCGCGACCCGGGTCGCCCTCGTCGCCACCGCCGGGTGGTCGCTGGCCTCCCTCGCCGTCCTCGTCCTCACGTACGGCGCCGTGTCCGGCACCCCGCCGAGCGACCCCGCCTTCGGCGCCGAGCTCGGCGGCTTCCTCACCGGCTTCGAGGTCGGCCAGTCGCTGCTCGCGACGGTCCTGCTCGCCGCCCTCGCCACGGCCGTCGTGGCCGGCGCGACGGGCCCCCGCTCGACGCTGCTCGCGCTCGTCGTCGTCGTCGCGGGCGTGCTCCCCGTCGCGCTGCTCGGGCACACCGGCAGCGCCGAGGGGCACGAGACCGCGGTGACGGCGATGGGCCTGCACCTGCTCGGAGCCGGGGTGTGGCTCGGCGGGCTCGTCACGCTCGTCGTCGCGCGCGGGACGCTCGCCGGTGACGCGCTCGTCACCGTCGTGCGCCGCTGGTCCGACCTCGCGCTCGCCGCCGTCGTCCTCGTCGCGCTCTCCGGGGTCGCGAACGCGACCACGCGGGTCGCCTCCCTCGACGACCTCGCCTCGCGCTACGGACTCCTCCTCGTGACGAAGACGGTGCTCGTCGCCGGTCTCGTGGTCGCCGGCTGGTGGCACCGACGTCACCTCGTGCCGCGGCTCGCCGAGGGCCGGGCGCGCACGTTCTGGCGCCTCGTCGCAGGGGAGGTCGTCGTCCTCGGCGCGACCGTCGGGGTGGCCGTCGCGCTCGCGGGCACGCCTCCCCCGGTGTCCGACAGCGAGGCGCCGCCGCAGTGGTCGCCCGCCGAGGTGCTCGTCGGCTTCGAGGTGCCACCCGAGCAGACCCCGCTCCGGCTGCTCAGCCAGTGGCGCCCCGACCTGCTGTGGGTCGTCGTGGTCGCCGGTCTGGCCGTCGGCTACCTCGCCGGTGTCCGGCGCCTGCACCGCCGCGGCGACGCGTGGCCGCTGTGGCGGACGCTGCTGTGGCTCGCCGGGCTCGCCGTCGTCCTGCTCGTGACGAGCTCCGGGCTGTCGACGTACGGGCGGTGGCTGTTCAGCACCCACATGCTCCAGCACATGACGATGAGCATGGTCGCCCCGCTGCTCCTCGTCCCCGCCGCGCCGGTC encodes the following:
- a CDS encoding copper resistance CopC family protein, with protein sequence MQLPARAGVLAGTVLAPLLVVLGAVVAAPASAHARFTGADPAEGSSVDALPAAVVMSYSEPVSPQFVDTAVVAPGGEPVVVEASVDAQAVRVPVGEVPELAEAAASGVGEWQVVARVVSVDGHPVEHTTTFELTTAAAPAEPEPEPTTTGPDVEPSPATPGEPEPTAQTEAVSPPAATPAGSLPADPLSAATDRVPTWAGVLLALALVAAGGSAVALQWRRGRGGDQDGTHQG
- a CDS encoding alpha-ketoacid dehydrogenase subunit beta — its product is MSSTSLGKAINAGLRAAMDDDPKVVLMGEDIGALGGVFRVTDGLQKDFGEDRVIDTPLAESGIVGTAIGLAMRGYRPVVEIQFDGFVFPAFDQIVTQLAKMGNRSNGHTRLPVVVRIPFGGGIGAVEHHSESPEAYFVHTGGLRVASPATPEDAFWMIQQAIACPDPVVFLEPKRRYWDKGEVPDGVSLASGEAPLPMQSARVAREGRDVTLLCYGPMVRTCLAAAEAAAEDGTADIEVVDLRSLSPLDVPTVVASVQRTGRAVVVHEAPLTLGLGAELAARIQEACFYHLEAPVLRVGGFSTPYPAAKIEDEYLPDLDRVLDAVDRSLAH
- a CDS encoding histidinol-phosphate transaminase; the encoded protein is MVDAVPRLRAALSALPAYRPGRAPSGGGGPAFKLSSNENPYPPLPSVLGVLADADRLVNRYPDMFATGLVHRIAARHGVAAEQVVCGTGSVGVLGQVVQATCEAGDEVVFAWRSFEAYPIVVGVSGATAVRVPLAPDGRHDLDAMVAAVTERTRLVLVCSPNNPTGPAVHREEMLDLLRRVPRDVVVVLDEAYAEFVRDPAAVEGPPLLEQHPNLVVLRTFSKAYGLAALRVGYALATPVVADALRATAVPFGVSGPAQAAALASLDAEDELLERVGDLVTERDRVRAALRGVGWEVPEPQGNFVWLALGDRTEEFVAACEAVGVTVRGFPGEGARCSIGEPEANDLLVRTAGGFAP
- the pdhA gene encoding pyruvate dehydrogenase (acetyl-transferring) E1 component subunit alpha — translated: MPDTVVGTAAGPDRALSVHRTHEDRSRAGADEMVQLISPEGERLEPRGAAEEYAGHVEDVTDDDIRGMYRDMVIVRRFDSEATALQRQGELGLWASLLGQEAAQVGSGRALRPQDYVYPTYREHGVAWCKGVPPKTLLGLYRGASLGGWDPAEHNFALYTIVIGSQTLHATGYAMGLQRDHAVGTGEPDRDTAVVAYLGDGATSQGDVSEALVFSAVYNAPVVFFCQNNQWAISEPNARQTRVPLYRRSSGFGIPGVRVDGNDVLATLAVTRAMTERARSGDGPGFIEAWTYRMGAHTTSDDPTRYRIAAEVEEWKLKDPIARVKAYLARTGAADEAFFADVETEAQDIATELRTACRTMPDPEPESMFDHVYAEPHAVVDAEREEYLAYRAGFADETEGAGA
- a CDS encoding DHA2 family efflux MFS transporter permease subunit, whose protein sequence is MTAAAPTEAAPALTQRQIYAIFGGLVAGMFLAALDQTIVATAIRTIADDLQGLSLQAWTTTAYLITATITTPLYGKLSDLYGRKPLFLTAITVFVAGSVLCAFATSMVELALFRAVQGLGAGGLFSLALAIVGDIVPPRERARYQGFFLAVFGTASVLGPVVGGFFAGADSLLGITGWRWVFLVNVPVGAVALAVVVRVLHIPHTRRPHRIDWPGALLLAVGLVPLLLLAEQGREWGWTSNRSLALAAVGVVGLVGFVLAERRIGDDALLPLRLFRSRTFALGSVSGLVIGMAMFGGLAALPLYLQIVKGQSPTVAGLALLPLTLGIMTGSITSGQLIARTGRYKVFPVVGTSLLVVGLVLFAQVTATTPLWQTSLVMVLFGLGLGGTMQPLVLAVQNAVPATDIGVATSSATFFRQMGGTLGTAVFLSILFGTVGDRIAQRFATALADPAFRATLTDPAVLAEPANAEVAQQLADAQAAVAAGGTPAVAGTGVLDDSSFLGRLDPVLAFPFQAGFADAMQLLFWVGAAITVVGVVVVSLLPEEPLRTQSALEEREQALAAERAALAAATPVAPVASPDAAEGPDGRLGDDPARPGSQPQTRA
- a CDS encoding MarR family winged helix-turn-helix transcriptional regulator → MTRSERSAATTGADAVGMQLVRLRKAMDAVRTQVLAASGHGLEGSGLAVLYHLVTGGEQRVTVLADLLGLDPSTTSRHVAGLERSGLVERVPDPDDRRAGLVRASPAGRRAFEETRALRTSLIAQALEGWSEAEVTAFADALARFTDAAGHVDLPTPVLQESR
- a CDS encoding dihydrolipoamide acetyltransferase family protein translates to MSVQTSGGATGTVEHYKMPDAGEGLTEAEVVTWRVAVGDTVAVNDIVVEVETAKSLVELPCPFAGEVVELMAAEGETVAVGTPILAVRTGAATGGGGATSAEQPPEAPAPQAEAPTGAPTADAPAAPPGEPVGPSAETGAHPSTQAAAGAGRQAVLVGYGPAAGATRRRARRAPGAAPAAKPAAEPATAPTAAPAAAEPAEEPTGTTEPTAEPSGPVLAKPPVRKLAKDLGVDLRAVTPTGEGGVVTREDVMSAAGTTDAAEPGAEPAVPATAATAGGERRIPVKGVRKRTAEAMVASAFTAPHVTEWVQVDVTASTELLQRLRADRTTRDLRLSPFTLVCRAMVLAARRYPEVNASWDDDAQEIVQHASVGLGFAAATERGLVVPVVREAETLDLAGLATAVADLVDTARAGTIQPAQMSGGTLTVTNVGVFGVDGGTPILPPGTGMIVACGQVRRMPWVVGTGDDERVVPRDVMTLAASFDHRYIDGELGSRYLATVASLMGDPAQALVWG